The following proteins come from a genomic window of Alicyclobacillus dauci:
- a CDS encoding SDR family NAD(P)-dependent oxidoreductase produces the protein MVANYTTAVITGGTSGIGRATAKKLANLGIHVIVAARSIERGEETVAEIRSVGGRADFVSTNLHDEMSARLLAKTALELGEGHVDILINNAATFPPFGMTHDITESTFEGTFGVNVKVPYFLVAELAPLMAKRGSGTIINITTMVTEYGQPGLSLYSASKAAIKMLTKCWAAEYGPSGVRVNAVSPGPTLTEGVLSISGGDSFTNQMASQAPAGRPATPDEIAEAIVFLATDVSSYINGAILPVDGGRTAV, from the coding sequence ATGGTTGCGAACTATACTACAGCCGTAATTACCGGAGGTACTAGCGGGATTGGGCGTGCAACCGCTAAGAAACTTGCCAACCTTGGTATCCACGTCATCGTCGCAGCGCGGAGCATTGAGCGAGGTGAAGAAACGGTTGCAGAAATCCGCTCCGTGGGTGGACGGGCAGATTTTGTGTCTACAAATCTTCATGACGAAATGAGTGCACGCCTACTTGCAAAAACAGCGCTAGAACTAGGAGAAGGCCATGTCGATATTTTGATCAATAACGCGGCGACCTTCCCTCCTTTCGGTATGACTCATGACATAACCGAATCCACCTTTGAAGGAACGTTCGGCGTAAACGTAAAAGTTCCTTACTTTCTTGTTGCCGAGCTGGCACCCTTAATGGCAAAACGAGGCAGTGGAACAATCATCAACATTACGACAATGGTGACGGAGTATGGCCAACCGGGTTTGAGTCTCTACAGTGCAAGCAAGGCTGCCATAAAGATGCTGACGAAGTGTTGGGCGGCTGAATATGGACCTAGTGGAGTCCGAGTGAACGCGGTAAGTCCTGGCCCTACCCTCACGGAAGGCGTACTTAGTATTTCCGGCGGGGATTCATTCACCAACCAGATGGCTTCGCAAGCACCAGCAGGGAGACCGGCTACGCCAGATGAAATCGCTGAGGCAATTGTCTTCCTGGCGACCGATGTTTCCAGTTACATCAACGGCGCCATTCTTCCCGTTGATGGAGGACGTACTGCAGTCTAG
- a CDS encoding helix-turn-helix transcriptional regulator, producing MNKTDRLLAIVLELQRKKMARAEDLATLFETSVRTIYRDIQALSEAGVPIIGTPGTGYSLMEGYFLPPISFTVEEAVTLLIGTDFIEQRFDYDYRVRAQAARGKIEAILPESVRNETSRVRKTMRLLNSGKKVTPSKEREYLEKIRRAILDERKISFHYAKRLADSEGNRHSVRTVAPYGLVLVQGSWMLVAHCDLRHDIRHFRLSRMTELMDLDDRFELPAHFDLREYTPPDDRHVRVRLRFNHAIADRVKESNYHYMEYTEERQDGLHMILCVRQLEEVLEWVLSWGADVIVLEPESFRHRIREEVEKILERY from the coding sequence ATGAACAAAACAGACCGTTTGTTAGCCATCGTACTGGAACTGCAACGCAAAAAAATGGCACGAGCCGAAGATTTGGCGACCCTATTTGAAACCAGCGTACGGACCATCTACCGTGACATTCAGGCTCTCAGTGAAGCGGGCGTGCCGATTATAGGAACCCCAGGGACAGGGTACTCCTTGATGGAGGGCTATTTCCTGCCGCCGATAAGTTTCACGGTAGAAGAGGCTGTGACCTTACTCATTGGAACAGACTTTATCGAACAACGATTTGATTATGATTATCGTGTCAGAGCTCAAGCCGCTCGCGGAAAAATCGAAGCGATCCTGCCGGAGAGCGTTCGCAATGAAACATCTCGTGTACGAAAGACAATGCGCTTGCTCAACTCCGGTAAAAAGGTAACGCCGTCAAAAGAACGAGAATATCTCGAAAAGATCCGTCGAGCGATATTAGATGAGCGAAAGATCAGCTTTCATTATGCAAAAAGACTGGCAGATTCCGAGGGGAATCGACATAGTGTTCGTACTGTTGCTCCCTATGGACTGGTGCTCGTGCAAGGATCGTGGATGCTCGTGGCCCACTGTGATCTGCGCCACGATATTCGCCATTTCCGCTTGTCCCGAATGACGGAGCTTATGGATCTGGACGACCGATTCGAACTCCCAGCCCATTTTGACTTAAGGGAGTATACTCCTCCGGATGATCGGCACGTGCGAGTACGCCTTCGATTTAATCATGCCATCGCAGATAGGGTAAAGGAATCGAACTATCATTACATGGAATACACGGAAGAGCGGCAAGACGGATTGCATATGATCTTATGCGTTCGTCAACTGGAAGAAGTACTGGAATGGGTGCTTAGTTGGGGAGCGGATGTGATCGTACTCGAGCCTGAGTCATTCCGACATCGGATTCGTGAGGAAGTCGAAAAAATTTTGGAACGCTACTGA
- a CDS encoding putative quinol monooxygenase has translation MIVLIANYHCRQGMGDKVEEALREMIPLVEQEKGCLQYLVNRSKDNPDVFLLFEQYEDEEALARHSETAYFQRIIRNTVIPLLDKRERTLYTPVKP, from the coding sequence ATGATCGTACTGATAGCGAACTATCACTGCAGACAAGGTATGGGCGATAAAGTCGAGGAAGCGCTGCGTGAAATGATACCGTTGGTCGAGCAAGAGAAAGGATGTCTACAATACCTGGTCAATCGTTCGAAGGACAATCCCGATGTATTTTTGCTGTTCGAGCAATACGAAGACGAGGAAGCACTTGCCAGGCATTCAGAAACGGCGTACTTTCAACGTATTATAAGGAACACCGTTATCCCGTTACTCGATAAACGCGAACGCACGCTTTATACACCTGTGAAACCATAA
- a CDS encoding SIS domain-containing protein, with amino-acid sequence MSTYLEEILEQPEALKRLYRSAHNKTTLAELARDYQSSRPQLLFVGMGSSHYAGHVIRSRLSRAHIPFRIEEAGEVLHYEFDGIDERTWIVAISQSGESYETRELVKRARGHVARIVSITNEEQSTIASLADHTLLLCAGEEQASSTKTYLNSLLALHQFVDAISGERFVTDETVQGLADTLERTSPRLMTKMADVVNYLDISKEAHPQPIHMVARGPMFTTALQTALILAETTDLFASALPGGTFRHGPFELSGPEHRVVFFAPSGRTQDIVTKMAKEVYTYGSKVVLLSDHAETFPFAHIPLPRISEHFAPLLYFLPMELFGSSVALHRGRIPGTMKRMGKVTTME; translated from the coding sequence GTGAGCACCTACTTGGAAGAAATTTTGGAACAGCCGGAAGCGTTGAAACGACTGTACAGAAGTGCGCATAACAAGACCACATTGGCGGAACTGGCTCGCGATTATCAGTCCAGCCGGCCACAGCTTTTATTTGTCGGGATGGGGAGTTCTCATTACGCGGGACACGTGATTCGATCCCGATTGAGTCGAGCCCACATCCCCTTTCGCATTGAGGAAGCAGGTGAGGTATTGCACTACGAATTCGACGGGATCGATGAGCGTACATGGATAGTGGCCATCTCTCAGTCGGGTGAAAGTTACGAGACGCGAGAACTGGTCAAGCGAGCACGTGGACATGTTGCACGTATTGTCTCCATCACGAACGAAGAGCAGAGTACGATTGCGTCGTTAGCGGACCATACGCTGCTTTTGTGTGCGGGCGAGGAACAAGCGTCTTCAACAAAGACGTATCTGAACTCACTCCTTGCTTTGCATCAGTTCGTGGACGCCATCAGCGGGGAACGCTTCGTGACGGACGAGACTGTTCAAGGCCTAGCCGATACGTTGGAACGAACGAGTCCAAGGCTGATGACGAAAATGGCCGACGTGGTGAACTATCTGGACATTTCAAAAGAAGCGCATCCCCAGCCAATCCACATGGTGGCACGTGGGCCGATGTTTACAACGGCACTTCAGACCGCGTTGATATTAGCGGAGACGACCGATCTCTTCGCATCCGCGTTACCCGGTGGGACATTCCGCCACGGCCCATTTGAACTCTCGGGGCCCGAGCACCGCGTTGTTTTCTTTGCACCAAGTGGCAGGACACAAGACATCGTCACGAAGATGGCCAAGGAAGTCTACACGTACGGTTCCAAAGTTGTCTTGTTAAGCGATCACGCCGAAACATTCCCATTCGCCCACATTCCCTTGCCCCGAATCAGCGAACATTTTGCCCCGCTGTTGTATTTTTTGCCGATGGAACTGTTCGGGTCCAGCGTTGCTTTGCATCGCGGACGTATCCCGGGAACGATGAAGCGAATGGGGAAAGTGACCACAATGGAATGA
- a CDS encoding 6-phospho-beta-glucosidase — protein sequence MKKEALKVAVIGGGSSYTPELVEGIIRRYHELPVRDLYLVDIKAGREKLEIVGALAKRMVEKSGLPINVHLTLDRRRAIEGADFVTTQLRVGLLEARARDERIPLKYNCIGQETTGAGGFAKALRTVPVILDIAKDIQELAPDAWMMNFTNPAGINTEAVLNHSKVKSIGLCNLPIGTQMQVANLTGVSAAEIDMEWVGINHLNWATKILVDGVDILPEILQKAADAKGMTMKNIPDFGWDADFLQSLGALPCSYLRYYYMTDDMLAEEIQASKTDGVRAEVVKRVEKELFDLYRDPNLTVKPKQLEQRGGAYYSEAAMNLISSIYNNKRDTQIVNVANNGILPFLPDTASIEVKCVIDSQGAHPVQIDTPIDARIRGLIQIVKAYEELTVDAAVHGDYNAALQALTIHPLVTSAKVAKSLLADILKENEAYLPQFK from the coding sequence ATGAAAAAGGAAGCCTTGAAAGTAGCGGTAATTGGCGGCGGATCGTCATACACACCTGAGCTCGTGGAAGGCATTATCCGCAGGTACCACGAGTTGCCTGTACGGGATCTCTATCTCGTTGACATTAAAGCCGGCCGCGAGAAGCTGGAGATTGTTGGGGCGCTCGCGAAACGCATGGTCGAGAAGTCGGGATTGCCCATCAATGTGCATTTGACATTGGATCGGCGGCGAGCCATTGAGGGAGCTGATTTTGTCACAACACAACTGCGCGTGGGATTGCTTGAGGCGCGCGCCCGCGATGAACGGATTCCTCTCAAGTACAACTGCATTGGTCAGGAAACGACGGGCGCCGGCGGTTTTGCCAAAGCACTGCGCACCGTTCCGGTCATTTTGGACATCGCCAAAGACATTCAAGAGTTGGCACCGGACGCGTGGATGATGAATTTTACCAATCCGGCCGGTATCAATACAGAAGCTGTGTTAAACCACTCGAAGGTAAAAAGCATTGGTCTGTGTAATTTGCCTATTGGCACACAGATGCAAGTCGCCAACTTGACAGGTGTAAGCGCCGCGGAGATCGACATGGAGTGGGTCGGGATCAACCACTTGAACTGGGCGACCAAAATTCTAGTAGACGGTGTCGATATTCTGCCCGAGATCTTGCAGAAAGCGGCCGACGCCAAGGGCATGACGATGAAGAACATTCCTGATTTCGGTTGGGACGCGGACTTCCTCCAGTCGTTGGGTGCGCTTCCGTGCAGCTACTTGCGCTACTACTATATGACGGACGACATGTTGGCCGAGGAGATACAGGCGTCCAAAACGGATGGGGTGCGCGCCGAAGTCGTCAAACGTGTCGAGAAAGAGTTGTTCGATCTCTACCGAGACCCGAACCTCACCGTGAAGCCGAAACAACTGGAGCAGCGCGGGGGAGCGTACTACTCGGAAGCTGCCATGAATCTCATTTCCTCCATCTACAACAACAAACGAGATACGCAAATTGTGAACGTCGCGAACAACGGTATTCTACCATTCTTACCAGACACGGCATCGATCGAAGTGAAGTGCGTGATCGACTCGCAAGGGGCACACCCGGTGCAGATTGATACACCGATTGACGCACGCATTCGCGGCTTGATTCAAATTGTCAAAGCGTACGAGGAGCTTACGGTCGACGCGGCTGTTCACGGTGACTACAACGCAGCGCTTCAAGCACTGACTATCCACCCACTGGTCACTTCTGCCAAGGTCGCCAAGTCGCTGCTCGCAGACATCCTGAAAGAAAACGAGGCGTATCTTCCCCAATTCAAGTGA
- a CDS encoding N-acetylglucosamine kinase translates to MKYFLGLDGGGSKTFTVVVDETGHLLGRGHGGPGNYQTVGIEEALRSYREAIEEALREAGITIHQVTFAEFGLAGADRQKDLNILLPAIETTGFAYWDVVCDTFEGLRTGSRENVGVILVCGSGTNAAGRNLRGDTVQIGGFGYLFGDTAGGHYLAQEAFRAAARAWDRRGPKTSLSEKIPRYHGLGDMGEVLAYYWDNDLYKTSLDMCKLLHEAADEGDEMAIQILRACGEELGVAANAVIDHLAGFEGMEIPIVLVGSVIQKGRNMHLLNALDDEIRTRHDSFRLVVPEMAPVFGAVLLAMDHVGLPVTEDMEHQFVSYGGHEG, encoded by the coding sequence ATGAAGTACTTTCTAGGTTTGGACGGCGGGGGGAGCAAAACTTTCACTGTCGTTGTCGATGAAACCGGTCACTTGCTCGGTCGGGGGCATGGGGGACCGGGAAACTATCAGACGGTCGGGATCGAAGAGGCGCTAAGAAGTTACCGCGAGGCAATCGAAGAGGCGCTTCGCGAGGCCGGTATTACTATCCATCAGGTTACGTTTGCAGAGTTTGGTTTGGCGGGGGCGGATCGGCAAAAGGATTTGAACATCCTGCTTCCCGCCATCGAGACCACCGGCTTCGCATACTGGGATGTCGTGTGCGACACCTTTGAGGGGCTGCGAACAGGAAGCAGAGAGAACGTGGGCGTCATCCTTGTTTGTGGTTCGGGAACGAACGCCGCTGGTCGAAATCTGCGGGGGGATACGGTTCAAATTGGTGGGTTTGGGTACTTGTTCGGTGATACGGCAGGTGGGCATTACCTTGCACAGGAAGCATTTCGCGCAGCAGCCAGGGCATGGGATCGCCGCGGACCTAAGACATCGCTATCCGAGAAGATTCCCAGATACCACGGGCTCGGCGATATGGGGGAGGTCCTTGCCTACTATTGGGACAACGATCTATACAAAACATCGCTAGACATGTGCAAACTTCTGCACGAAGCTGCCGACGAGGGGGACGAAATGGCCATTCAGATCTTGCGAGCGTGCGGTGAGGAACTCGGCGTCGCGGCGAACGCAGTCATCGACCACCTAGCGGGATTTGAGGGCATGGAGATACCGATTGTTCTCGTGGGATCTGTCATTCAAAAGGGGAGAAACATGCATCTCTTGAATGCACTGGATGACGAGATTCGGACGCGCCACGACTCGTTCCGCCTTGTTGTACCGGAGATGGCCCCGGTGTTTGGGGCGGTGTTACTGGCTATGGACCACGTCGGATTACCCGTGACAGAGGATATGGAACACCAGTTTGTGTCATATGGAGGGCATGAAGGATGA
- a CDS encoding carbohydrate ABC transporter permease — translation MKRIQKSSSDIIPSGYLWTGLIILAVVTLAPFVYLVASSLSNKVELLDGHLIPHHPTFLNYVHLFQGTDGANFLHAMLNSVEVAILTTLISMIIGVFAAYAFARLHFPFRITSLFAVLAMQILPSVSIIVPLYVLFRNGITIGIPFTHVVFYHSPPLLDTIWALVVAYTAGSLPFVIWLMSGYFQSVPKELEEAATVDGTGRFGTMFKIILPLSLPGLAATFIFTLLNNWDEFMFASAFTTTFASKTVPVAIQEFIGRHSMDWGLMTAGGFIATLPPVIISFFFYRYIVNGVTAGGVKG, via the coding sequence GTGAAAAGAATCCAAAAGAGCAGCAGTGATATCATCCCATCCGGGTATCTGTGGACCGGCCTCATTATTTTGGCTGTGGTGACGCTCGCCCCGTTTGTTTATCTTGTGGCGTCATCGCTTTCCAATAAAGTGGAATTGCTTGATGGGCATCTCATTCCACATCATCCAACCTTTCTGAATTATGTGCACTTGTTTCAAGGCACAGACGGGGCGAATTTTCTGCACGCGATGTTGAACAGCGTCGAGGTTGCCATTTTGACGACGCTCATTTCGATGATCATCGGTGTATTTGCGGCGTACGCATTCGCGCGACTCCACTTTCCGTTTCGCATCACGAGCCTGTTCGCTGTACTCGCGATGCAGATTCTGCCTTCGGTCAGCATCATTGTGCCATTGTACGTATTGTTTCGAAACGGCATTACCATTGGTATACCGTTCACGCATGTGGTGTTTTACCATTCACCACCTTTGCTCGACACGATTTGGGCGTTGGTGGTGGCCTACACGGCGGGATCGCTTCCGTTTGTCATCTGGCTGATGTCAGGCTACTTTCAGTCTGTGCCAAAGGAACTCGAGGAAGCAGCCACAGTCGACGGCACGGGGCGATTCGGAACGATGTTTAAAATCATTCTTCCACTGTCGCTGCCCGGTCTCGCGGCTACGTTCATCTTTACGCTCTTGAACAACTGGGACGAATTCATGTTTGCATCGGCATTCACGACAACATTTGCGTCGAAGACCGTACCGGTTGCCATCCAAGAATTTATCGGGAGGCACTCGATGGACTGGGGCCTCATGACCGCGGGGGGATTTATCGCCACACTGCCGCCGGTCATTATATCCTTCTTCTTCTATCGATATATCGTCAACGGTGTGACCGCAGGTGGCGTGAAAGGGTGA
- a CDS encoding carbohydrate ABC transporter permease, whose product MAKLSKRQKGDMWFAILLLVPTILVLVRIFIWPIYQSLVWSFYHYNLLDGSAARFIGLKNYVYTLTDPQFWMSTWRAIYFTVFTCSIELVLGLFSALLLNQVFRGRTIFRAMIIIPWASLTLVNGLLWNWILQPQNGALQVVMHALHLLPQHANPNWLASTDGSVIWAGVADIWKMTPFMTLLLLAGLQSISGELYEASMMDGAGFWRKVWSITIPQLTPAIIVALVLRIMGTFRVYDILTVFTGDPSSSVTYLTMNYGFRYFYMGKASAMAWTSTLFILALIIVYIRMMKKNMDEQT is encoded by the coding sequence ATGGCAAAGTTATCGAAGCGACAAAAGGGCGACATGTGGTTTGCCATCTTATTACTGGTACCAACGATTCTGGTGCTAGTGCGAATTTTCATATGGCCCATATACCAGTCTCTCGTGTGGAGTTTTTACCACTATAACTTGTTGGATGGATCGGCGGCTCGGTTTATTGGACTGAAAAACTATGTCTACACACTAACTGATCCGCAGTTTTGGATGTCGACTTGGCGGGCCATCTATTTCACGGTATTCACGTGTTCCATCGAGTTGGTCCTGGGATTGTTCAGTGCTTTATTGCTCAATCAAGTGTTTCGCGGGCGGACCATTTTCCGTGCCATGATCATCATTCCTTGGGCATCACTCACACTCGTGAACGGACTGCTGTGGAACTGGATTTTACAGCCGCAAAATGGCGCTTTGCAGGTGGTTATGCACGCTCTGCACCTGTTGCCTCAGCACGCAAATCCGAATTGGCTCGCTTCCACTGACGGATCGGTCATTTGGGCTGGGGTAGCCGATATCTGGAAGATGACACCGTTCATGACGTTGCTTCTGTTGGCTGGATTGCAGTCCATTTCAGGCGAGTTGTATGAAGCGTCGATGATGGACGGGGCTGGGTTTTGGCGGAAGGTATGGAGTATCACGATTCCGCAACTGACGCCGGCTATCATCGTGGCGTTGGTTCTCCGAATCATGGGTACGTTCCGCGTGTACGACATCTTGACGGTGTTCACCGGAGACCCTTCGTCATCCGTTACGTATCTGACGATGAATTACGGCTTCCGTTACTTCTATATGGGCAAAGCGTCCGCCATGGCGTGGACCAGTACGCTCTTTATTCTCGCTCTGATCATTGTCTACATTCGTATGATGAAAAAGAATATGGACGAGCAAACGTGA
- a CDS encoding extracellular solute-binding protein — MKRTYKFVAVSTTGILMFLAGCTPPGAPPSAGQSADVSAAAQGLNWNNIDYAKLKGQTVTILWTMTGSAAKVRPKIEQAFTKETGIKVRNIGVDYNSVYNKVMTSEMSNSSDIDLAEMDTIWAGDYDNGNIAVNLSNVIPKNVQAKFTPSSLRSVEYKGDIMGVPWYSSTKHFYWNNKLLHEAGISSPPTTWDQFMTDSKIIQQKLGSKGTYASAWSWKQAESLTCDYVGFLGSFGGQFFDANGRPAFNSGGGLKALQYMTDLMKSGTVDPASLQWTEEDVMNAFAAGKIAMMSNWESMYPALNDPTQSKVVHQTDVGLLPGEGSVRSAAVTGSEGISLLKNSKHKEAALAFLKFIASREYQFDEFNDEGQYPTLRSLYSDPKVESADTTHTLGKIEAEFQYGVNRPNAPGYVVWGDILSSDIHSALMGTKSPGQALNDAAMSINGAIKSAED; from the coding sequence GTGAAACGGACATACAAGTTTGTCGCCGTCAGCACAACTGGAATTCTCATGTTCCTCGCTGGCTGCACACCACCGGGTGCACCACCTTCGGCAGGTCAGAGTGCTGATGTAAGCGCTGCCGCGCAAGGCTTGAATTGGAACAACATCGATTACGCGAAGCTGAAAGGTCAGACCGTCACGATTCTGTGGACGATGACCGGGTCGGCTGCAAAAGTGCGGCCGAAGATCGAACAGGCGTTTACCAAAGAAACAGGGATTAAAGTACGCAATATCGGTGTCGACTACAATTCTGTATACAACAAGGTCATGACATCGGAAATGTCCAACTCCAGCGACATCGACTTGGCTGAGATGGACACCATTTGGGCTGGTGACTACGACAATGGAAACATCGCAGTGAATCTGTCGAACGTGATCCCGAAAAACGTTCAGGCGAAGTTCACACCGTCCTCGCTTCGATCCGTCGAATACAAAGGGGACATCATGGGTGTGCCGTGGTACTCCAGCACCAAGCACTTCTATTGGAATAACAAGTTGCTGCACGAAGCCGGTATCAGTTCGCCCCCGACGACGTGGGACCAATTTATGACCGACTCGAAGATCATTCAGCAAAAGCTCGGAAGCAAGGGGACTTATGCGTCGGCGTGGTCGTGGAAGCAGGCGGAGTCCTTGACGTGTGACTATGTGGGCTTTTTAGGCTCGTTTGGCGGGCAGTTTTTCGACGCGAATGGTCGTCCGGCATTTAATTCTGGCGGTGGTTTGAAAGCGCTTCAATATATGACGGACTTGATGAAAAGCGGAACCGTGGACCCTGCGAGCCTGCAGTGGACTGAAGAAGATGTCATGAATGCTTTTGCGGCCGGGAAAATTGCTATGATGAGCAACTGGGAATCAATGTACCCCGCGCTCAATGACCCCACTCAGTCGAAAGTTGTTCATCAAACGGACGTCGGACTGTTGCCTGGTGAAGGGAGTGTTCGGTCGGCGGCGGTTACCGGATCGGAAGGTATCTCACTCCTCAAAAATAGCAAGCACAAAGAAGCGGCACTGGCTTTTTTGAAGTTTATAGCGTCCAGGGAGTATCAGTTTGACGAGTTTAACGACGAGGGCCAGTACCCGACGTTGCGGTCACTCTATAGCGATCCCAAGGTCGAATCAGCAGATACAACCCACACCCTGGGCAAAATTGAAGCCGAGTTTCAGTATGGGGTGAACCGTCCAAATGCCCCCGGGTATGTTGTGTGGGGTGACATCCTCTCCTCCGATATACACAGTGCGTTAATGGGGACAAAGTCACCAGGTCAGGCACTTAATGACGCGGCTATGAGCATCAACGGAGCCATTAAATCTGCGGAAGACTAA
- a CDS encoding ROK family transcriptional regulator: protein MHNSKAILREVRVNGPMSRIDLATRLQMSKSTVSGIVAELIEKELITETGSMQSQGGRRAIRLQFNQAYGCVLGIDIGLFWMRFAVADLNGHIQIQTKRRMPSGRNGSRVLCALQDAIRELIDEFQLSELSVLSVCVSAPGNVREDGTLVNASAIPHLEGLPLKEQLSELFPSALIVIENDVNVAAFAENWNGCGSRYRTFVYVGIGSGLGCGLVLNSQLFRGALGAAGEVGLLSMGLGDGPTIEEDLSSSGILRTFKRYRNNDGHVTSVKAAFEVILREPDAHEEFIQWLVVRLAYVIRILCGVLNPEAVILGGGIGRRMDFLLPNVMKALNIAIPSPIVEVSSLGDDIQLVGAVGIALNEVSDLLVELRG from the coding sequence TTGCACAACTCAAAAGCCATTTTGCGAGAAGTGCGCGTAAATGGTCCGATGTCGAGAATCGACTTGGCCACACGGTTGCAGATGTCCAAGTCGACTGTGTCTGGCATTGTGGCAGAGCTCATTGAGAAAGAGTTGATCACAGAGACTGGTTCCATGCAGTCGCAAGGTGGTCGGCGAGCCATTCGTCTACAGTTCAACCAGGCTTATGGATGCGTGCTTGGGATTGATATTGGACTGTTCTGGATGCGCTTTGCGGTGGCCGATTTGAACGGGCATATTCAAATTCAGACCAAGCGTCGGATGCCGAGCGGAAGGAATGGTTCGCGGGTTTTGTGCGCTTTACAGGATGCGATTCGGGAGCTGATCGACGAATTTCAACTTTCTGAATTGAGTGTTTTATCCGTTTGTGTCAGTGCACCTGGGAACGTGCGCGAGGATGGAACGTTGGTGAATGCCAGTGCGATTCCCCATTTGGAGGGACTGCCCCTCAAGGAACAATTGAGTGAACTGTTCCCGTCTGCACTCATCGTCATCGAAAATGATGTGAATGTCGCTGCGTTTGCGGAGAATTGGAACGGTTGCGGGTCTAGATACAGGACATTTGTCTATGTGGGCATCGGTTCGGGACTTGGCTGCGGCCTCGTGCTGAACTCGCAGTTGTTCCGGGGGGCGCTTGGTGCCGCTGGTGAAGTGGGGCTGTTGTCAATGGGTCTCGGGGATGGGCCTACGATTGAGGAAGATCTGTCGTCGTCAGGCATTTTGCGAACCTTCAAGCGATACCGTAACAATGATGGCCATGTGACAAGCGTCAAGGCTGCATTTGAGGTCATCTTACGCGAGCCAGATGCGCATGAGGAGTTTATTCAATGGCTCGTCGTTCGGCTCGCCTACGTCATCCGTATATTGTGTGGTGTGCTCAATCCGGAAGCAGTGATTCTTGGCGGGGGAATTGGTAGAAGAATGGACTTTCTGTTGCCGAATGTTATGAAAGCGCTCAACATAGCTATTCCATCACCGATTGTCGAAGTGTCTTCGCTAGGTGATGACATTCAGTTAGTGGGAGCGGTTGGTATCGCCCTTAATGAGGTATCTGACTTACTTGTGGAGTTGCGGGGATGA